A region of the Acidimicrobiales bacterium genome:
GCGGGATCTCGCTGTACGGGTACCCGCCGGCTCCGGGGCTGGCCGGCGGGGCGGATCTGACGCCGGTCCTCGGTCTCAAGGCCGAGGTGACCCTGGTGCGCCGGCTGGCCGCGGGGGAACGCCTCTCCTACGGCCTCCGCCGCCCCCTTCCGGCCGATTCGGTGGTGGCGACCGTGCCCCTCGGCTACGCCGACGGGGTGGTGCGGGCCCTGGCCCGGGCCGGGGCCGAGGTCCTCGTCGGGGGCCGGCGCTGCCCGATCGCCGGCACGGTGACCATGGACCAGCTCATGGTCGACTGCGGGCCCGACGCCGCCGTGCAGCCGGGGGACGAGGTGGTCCTCCTCGGCCGCCAGGGCAGCGAGTCCGTCACCGCCGAGGAGTGGGCGCGGCTGTTGGGGACGATCTCCTACGAGGTCCTCTGCGGGGTGGGGCCCCGCGTCGACCGGCGCTACACCGGCGGCCCGGCGCCCTCCTGAGCCCGTGCTCACCGACGTCCCCGGGGTGGCGGTCGGCCACTGGACCGAGCCGGTGGCCCGGACCGGGTGCACCGTCGTGCTGCTCGACGACGGGGCGGTGGCGTCGGGCGAGGTGCGGGGCGGCGCCCCCGGCACGCGCGAGTGGGCCCTCCTGGCCCCCGAGCGGCTGGTCGATCACGTCGACGCGGTGGTGCTCACCGGCGGGTCGGCCTTCGGGCTGGCGGCGTGCGACGGCGTGACGCGGTGGTGTGCCGAGCACGAACGGGGCTACCCCACGCGTGCGGGGCGGGTCCCGATCGTCGTCGGCGCCGTGCTGTTCGATCTCGGGACCGGTGACGGCAGCGTGCGCCCCGGCCCGGCCGAGGGCTACGCCGCCGCCGCGAGCGCCGGCCGGGCCCCGTTCGCGACCGGACCGGTGGGAGCGGGCGCCGGTGCGACCGTGGGCAGCTGGCGGGGGCCGGAGGGGTCCCGGCCCGGTGGGCTCGGGACCGCCACCCTCCCTCACGGCGGACTGGTCGTCGCCGCCCTGTGCGCGGTGAACGCCTACGGGGACGTGCTGGCGCCGGGGGCCGAGCCCGGCGCGGTCGTCGACGTGGCCCGGCTGCTCGAGGTGCCCGCCCCGGCTGCGTTCCAGGAGAGCACCACCATCGGCGTGGTCGCCACCAACGCCGTGCTGGACAAGCGCGGCTGCCTGCTCGCCGCCCAGTCGGCCCACGACGGCCTGGCCCGGGCCCTCGAACCGGCCCACACCACGGTCGACGGGGACGCCCTGGTCGTGGTCTCCACCGCCGCCACCGAGGCCGCCGGCGGCGGGGTGGAGGTCCGCCTGGACGGCCTGCGGGCCCTGGCCGCCCGGGTCACCACGGCAGCCGTCCGCGCCGGCGCGGCGGCCGTAGCATCGTCGGGATGACCTTGGAGGAGCTGCGCGCCGAGGGAGTGGCGTGTACCCGCTGCGCCCTGGCGGGCAGCCGGACCCAGGTTGTCTTCGGGGTGGGCAACCCCCGCGCCGGGCTCATGCTCATCGGCGAGGGGCCCGGTCGCGACGAGGACCTGCAGGGGGAGCCGTTCGTGGGCCGGTCGGGAAAGCTGCTCGACCGGCTGCTGGCCGAGGAGATGGGGATCGACCGCACCGGCTGCTACATCGCCAACGTGCTGATGTGCCGGCCGCCGGGGAACCGCGACCCCCGGCCCGAGGAGATCGAGAGCTGCCGGCCCCACCTGCAGGCCAAGATCGAGCTGATGCGCCCGCGGGTGATGATCACCCTCGGGAACTTCGCGACCCGCTTCGTGCTCGAACGGACCGAGGGGATCAAGCGCCTGCGGGGCCGGGTCTACCCCTACGACCACGGGGTGGTCGTCCCGACGTACCACCCGTCGGCGGCGCTTCGCAGCGGCGGGGAGGTGCTGGCCGAGATGCGGGCCGACCTCATCCGGGCCAAGCAGGCTCTCGCCGCCCCGTCGGCACCCGCCCCGGCCGCCGGGCCCGTCCGTTGATCCGCCTGCGCTCCGCCTCGCCCGAGGACACCCGCGCCATCGGCGCCGCCGTGGCCGGCCTGGCCCGCCCGCGTGACCTCGTTCTCCTGGCCGGGGACCTGGGGGCGGGCAAGACCGTGTTCACCCAGGGCTTCGGCTCCGCCCTCGGCGTCAAGGAGCCGATCACCAGCCCCACCTTCACCCTCGTGCGCACCTACGCCGGGCGCATCCCGCTCGTCCACGCCGACGTCTACCGCCTGGAGCGGGTCCAGGAGGTGATCGACCTCGGGCTTCCCGAGCTGCTCGACGACGGCGGGGGCGCGGTGGCGGTGGTGGAGTGGGGGGACGTGGCGGCGGCCACTTTCGCCGCCGACTACCTGTCGGTGCGCATGGACTACGACGAGGACGGGGACGAGGCGCGCTGGGTGTCGGTGCGGGGCGTGGGTCCCCGCTGGTCGGCGCGCGCCGAGTCTCTCCGCGCCGCCCTGGCCCCCTGGGAGAAGCAGTGATCATCCTCGGGATCGAGACCGCCACCGCCCGGGTGGGCTGCGCCCTCGGCGGTGTCGAGGGGGTGCTGGCCGAGTTCCACTCCAGCCGGGACCGCCGCCACGCCGAGACCCTGGCCCCGGCCATCGAGTTCCTGTGCCGGGCGGCGCACATCGAGCCGCGCGAGATCAGTGTGGTGGCCGTCGACACCGGCCCCGGCCTGTTCACCGGCCTGCGGGTCGGCGTGGCCACGGCCAAGGCCATGGCCCAGTCGCTCCGGGTCCCGATGATCGGGCTGTCCAGCCTCGACCTGCTGGCGTTCGGGGTG
Encoded here:
- the tsaE gene encoding tRNA (adenosine(37)-N6)-threonylcarbamoyltransferase complex ATPase subunit type 1 TsaE; the encoded protein is MIRLRSASPEDTRAIGAAVAGLARPRDLVLLAGDLGAGKTVFTQGFGSALGVKEPITSPTFTLVRTYAGRIPLVHADVYRLERVQEVIDLGLPELLDDGGGAVAVVEWGDVAAATFAADYLSVRMDYDEDGDEARWVSVRGVGPRWSARAESLRAALAPWEKQ
- a CDS encoding uracil-DNA glycosylase; its protein translation is MTLEELRAEGVACTRCALAGSRTQVVFGVGNPRAGLMLIGEGPGRDEDLQGEPFVGRSGKLLDRLLAEEMGIDRTGCYIANVLMCRPPGNRDPRPEEIESCRPHLQAKIELMRPRVMITLGNFATRFVLERTEGIKRLRGRVYPYDHGVVVPTYHPSAALRSGGEVLAEMRADLIRAKQALAAPSAPAPAAGPVR
- a CDS encoding P1 family peptidase, producing the protein MLTDVPGVAVGHWTEPVARTGCTVVLLDDGAVASGEVRGGAPGTREWALLAPERLVDHVDAVVLTGGSAFGLAACDGVTRWCAEHERGYPTRAGRVPIVVGAVLFDLGTGDGSVRPGPAEGYAAAASAGRAPFATGPVGAGAGATVGSWRGPEGSRPGGLGTATLPHGGLVVAALCAVNAYGDVLAPGAEPGAVVDVARLLEVPAPAAFQESTTIGVVATNAVLDKRGCLLAAQSAHDGLARALEPAHTTVDGDALVVVSTAATEAAGGGVEVRLDGLRALAARVTTAAVRAGAAAVASSG